In Wenyingzhuangia fucanilytica, the following are encoded in one genomic region:
- a CDS encoding family 78 glycoside hydrolase catalytic domain, translated as MLKRIILKNWIVAIGIFISLGFISCKDAVLLSKAQDLEISEGFKNPIGFYDANPTFSWKLPVSDNIKSQSAYQIIAASHPDLLPNHPDVWDTQKQVSEQSTWVKYAGKPLKSRQKVYWQVRYWNQNNELSSWSDVQNFELGLLTNNDWKAQWIGLNTAKDSIQGRANTLIHKPQYLRKNFSTSGKVTSAKLYITAKGVFDVYINGKDVSDDVMPPGFTTYDKRIETITYDVKDLITSGQNTIGVELASGWYSGRLLWGNTPWNNTVSPKVLCQLEIMMEDGSKKTVVSDDSWKGNTNGPLQFAEIYDGEIYNANLEIPEWTTNNFNDKKWVSVEVDNLDKKVSVEPKRHHTVKGKIKLQPKSLVQREAAVIFDLEQNMVGVPLVKVPMKKGDTLKIRFAEMLSPNGSFYTKNYRSAHSTDYYIAAKDGNITYMPKFTFHGFRYVELSGFDTSKQPSKDWVTGIVQYSDFDDNGTFTSSHKKINQLQSNIVWGLRGNFFDIPTDCPQRNERLGWTGDAQVFGPTSMFNADVYQFWASWMQSVREAQLENGAIPWTVPDTRGNKIASSGWGDVCVIIPWEIYRRTGDIGFLEDNFDMMKQWVAHHEQMSKNYISNMMSFSDWLQPYPEHGKTKGDTSKNLIGTAFFAHSANLTAQSAEILGKTKEAKKYKELYKKVALAFEQEYFDKDGKIKNVYETQTSYLLALAFDLLSDHKKQNAQKNLLAKIHEADDHLRTGFLGTPLLSKVLDEMGEIDLMYKLLFNETYPSWFYSINQGATTIWERWNSYSKTEGFNPQNMNSLNHYAYGAIGQWMYERVAGIKPLKAGYKTIKIAPMPGGPLTSASASLNTSYGKVLSSWEIIDGKFELIVIVPPNTTAEIEIPADTLESLMLNDKVFKETETLKLIEKTKNVYKVSVQPGNYKFQTKIKPFK; from the coding sequence ATGTTAAAAAGAATAATTTTAAAAAATTGGATTGTTGCCATAGGAATTTTTATTTCTCTAGGTTTTATATCGTGTAAAGATGCAGTTCTTTTGTCAAAAGCTCAGGATTTAGAAATTTCAGAAGGGTTTAAAAATCCTATAGGATTTTATGATGCTAACCCAACTTTTTCATGGAAACTACCTGTTTCTGATAATATAAAAAGTCAATCGGCATATCAAATTATAGCAGCTAGTCATCCAGATTTATTACCTAATCATCCTGATGTATGGGATACTCAAAAACAAGTTTCGGAGCAGTCTACTTGGGTAAAATATGCGGGAAAACCTTTAAAATCACGTCAAAAAGTGTATTGGCAAGTTAGGTATTGGAATCAAAATAATGAACTATCTAGTTGGAGTGATGTTCAAAATTTTGAATTAGGGTTATTAACTAATAATGATTGGAAAGCCCAATGGATTGGTTTAAATACTGCTAAGGATAGTATACAAGGAAGAGCAAATACACTTATTCATAAACCTCAATATTTAAGAAAGAATTTTAGTACTTCAGGTAAAGTTACTTCAGCAAAATTATACATTACAGCCAAAGGAGTTTTTGATGTTTATATAAATGGAAAAGATGTAAGTGATGATGTAATGCCACCAGGATTTACAACCTATGACAAGCGTATAGAAACCATTACTTACGATGTGAAAGATTTGATAACCTCAGGACAAAACACCATTGGTGTTGAATTAGCTTCTGGTTGGTATTCTGGAAGATTGTTGTGGGGAAATACACCATGGAATAACACAGTTTCACCAAAAGTGTTGTGTCAGTTAGAAATAATGATGGAAGATGGATCCAAGAAAACGGTAGTTTCTGATGATAGTTGGAAGGGGAATACAAATGGACCACTTCAGTTTGCAGAAATTTATGATGGTGAAATTTACAATGCCAATTTAGAAATACCAGAATGGACAACTAATAATTTTAATGATAAAAAATGGGTGTCTGTTGAGGTTGATAATTTAGATAAAAAAGTTAGTGTTGAGCCCAAAAGGCATCATACAGTTAAAGGGAAAATTAAATTACAACCTAAAAGCTTAGTCCAAAGAGAGGCTGCAGTAATATTTGATTTAGAACAAAATATGGTTGGAGTTCCTTTGGTAAAAGTACCGATGAAAAAAGGAGACACGCTTAAAATAAGATTTGCAGAAATGTTATCACCAAATGGAAGTTTTTACACCAAAAATTACCGTTCTGCACATTCTACAGATTATTATATAGCGGCAAAAGATGGAAACATTACCTATATGCCAAAATTTACATTCCATGGATTTAGATATGTAGAACTTAGTGGTTTTGATACATCAAAACAACCAAGTAAAGATTGGGTAACAGGTATTGTACAATATTCAGATTTTGATGACAATGGTACGTTTACATCTTCTCATAAAAAAATAAACCAATTACAGAGTAACATTGTTTGGGGATTACGTGGTAATTTTTTTGATATTCCTACAGACTGTCCACAACGTAACGAAAGATTAGGTTGGACAGGAGATGCTCAAGTGTTTGGGCCAACTTCTATGTTTAATGCAGATGTTTATCAATTTTGGGCAAGTTGGATGCAAAGTGTAAGAGAAGCTCAATTAGAGAATGGAGCCATACCATGGACGGTTCCCGACACAAGAGGAAATAAAATAGCAAGTTCTGGTTGGGGAGATGTTTGTGTTATTATTCCTTGGGAAATTTATAGACGTACTGGTGATATAGGGTTTTTAGAAGATAATTTTGATATGATGAAGCAATGGGTTGCTCATCATGAGCAAATGTCTAAAAATTATATCTCAAATATGATGTCTTTTTCAGATTGGCTACAGCCATATCCAGAGCATGGTAAAACAAAAGGAGATACTTCTAAAAACTTAATTGGTACAGCTTTTTTTGCACATTCAGCCAATTTAACTGCTCAATCTGCAGAAATACTAGGAAAAACCAAAGAGGCTAAAAAATATAAGGAATTATACAAAAAAGTAGCTTTGGCTTTTGAGCAGGAGTATTTTGATAAAGACGGTAAAATTAAAAATGTTTATGAAACCCAAACATCATATTTATTAGCCTTGGCGTTTGATTTATTGTCTGATCACAAAAAACAAAATGCACAAAAAAATCTATTAGCAAAAATACATGAAGCCGATGACCACTTGCGTACAGGATTTTTAGGAACACCATTATTGTCTAAGGTTTTAGATGAAATGGGCGAAATAGATCTGATGTATAAACTATTGTTTAACGAAACATATCCCTCTTGGTTTTATTCTATCAACCAAGGAGCTACTACCATTTGGGAACGTTGGAATAGTTATAGTAAAACAGAAGGATTTAATCCGCAAAATATGAATAGTTTAAATCACTATGCATATGGAGCAATCGGACAATGGATGTACGAACGTGTAGCTGGTATAAAACCCCTTAAAGCAGGGTATAAAACTATTAAAATAGCTCCTATGCCAGGTGGACCATTAACATCAGCTTCAGCAAGTTTAAATACATCATACGGGAAAGTATTGTCTTCTTGGGAAATTATTGATGGGAAATTTGAATTGATAGTAATTGTTCCTCCAAATACAACGGCAGAAATTGAAATTCCAGCAGATACCTTGGAATCATTAATGCTTAATGATAAGGTTTTTAAAGAAACTGAAACATTAAAATTAATTGAAAAAACTAAAAATGTTTATAAAGTATCTGTTCAACCAGGGAATTATAAATTTCAAACAAAAATTAAACCTTTCAAGTAG
- a CDS encoding glycoside hydrolase family 2 TIM barrel-domain containing protein, producing MRRNLLIIIVLVLSIIYNPVNAQLKYTINESWHFTKDSTIVNINQFLAQKNRGELVNIPHTWNDKDVVDENKGFYRGAGWYTKKVRIPSSYKNKQVFLFFEGVSTAAEVYINKKLAKTHIGGFTRFVVPVSKFIAFDEGKEFTSFDIIVKADNSYHEDWPALQADFTFFGGMYRDVNIVVTEAIHFNIEDYAANGVFITTPSVTEQKGEVHVKVKIKNDASSTKKIKLITKIYDPNQKLVQEKSNSLKLKSNISNEFNLKMKPVLNPKLWSPDTPDLYKVVCEIFDETSNKKIDESVNSLGFRWFKFDVDKGFFLNGKHLKLIGTNRHQDFKDIGNAVPDHIHVEDVMRMKAMGSNFLRIAHYPQDPIILEMCDKLGIITSVETPIVDTVTESEAFTKNCLSAQLEMIRQNYNHPSLVIWAYMNEVILHPKYKNDKVRYKAYTDYIVQLAQKIENLTRKEDPYRYTMIPNHNSLERYQSAGLTEIPMIVGWNIYNGWYGGSYELLPSKIEAIYNAIKKPMIITEYGAGVDPRLHTLTPTRFDFTQEYGVEYHKYYLEYFKKKDFIAGVNAWNYADFSSEGRVDAVQSINNKGLIGIDRTPKDVFYYYQASLLKKPFISLATKTWGQRSNLEDKIDSGISTMPVQVFSNQPEVELILNGKSLGTKKVEGAIAVFNVPFVNGSNQLIAKASKDIYLEDFSEIRVNVLPISLKNFPVNGLSINVGDQRFFYDNKIDQAWMFDKVYTKGSWGHIEGEPYVRPNKNKQQPYGTKQTIKGTANDPLYQTQLVGIKQYRFDVPAGVYDIKLHFAELEGSKAKHLPYDLSEKTTEKIKTANRTFSVDINDHKIINTLDLLGQYGEYQAVKIKSEIVVKEGEPLIINFKKIVGEPVLNAIEVYKKL from the coding sequence ATGAGAAGGAACTTACTTATCATTATTGTACTTGTTTTAAGTATAATATATAACCCAGTAAATGCCCAATTAAAATATACAATAAATGAATCTTGGCATTTTACAAAAGACAGTACAATTGTAAATATTAATCAGTTTTTAGCCCAAAAAAATAGAGGAGAGTTGGTTAACATTCCTCATACTTGGAATGATAAAGATGTGGTAGACGAGAATAAAGGTTTTTATCGTGGGGCTGGTTGGTATACTAAAAAAGTAAGAATTCCATCATCTTATAAAAACAAACAAGTTTTTTTGTTTTTTGAAGGAGTGTCTACTGCTGCGGAGGTATATATTAATAAGAAGTTAGCAAAAACACATATAGGAGGTTTTACTCGTTTTGTGGTTCCTGTTTCAAAATTTATAGCTTTTGATGAAGGTAAAGAGTTTACCTCGTTTGATATTATAGTAAAAGCAGATAATTCTTATCATGAAGATTGGCCAGCTTTACAAGCCGATTTTACTTTTTTTGGTGGAATGTACCGTGATGTAAATATTGTAGTCACAGAAGCTATCCATTTTAATATTGAAGACTATGCTGCCAATGGTGTGTTTATTACTACTCCAAGCGTAACAGAACAAAAGGGAGAAGTCCATGTAAAGGTTAAAATTAAAAACGATGCTTCTTCAACTAAAAAAATAAAATTAATCACAAAAATATATGATCCTAATCAAAAATTAGTTCAGGAAAAAAGCAACTCATTAAAATTAAAATCTAATATATCTAATGAATTTAATTTAAAAATGAAGCCTGTTTTAAATCCTAAGTTATGGTCTCCTGATACTCCTGATTTGTATAAAGTAGTCTGTGAAATATTTGATGAAACATCAAATAAAAAAATAGATGAATCTGTTAATTCCTTAGGATTTAGATGGTTTAAGTTTGATGTAGATAAAGGTTTTTTCTTAAATGGAAAACACTTAAAGTTGATAGGAACCAATCGTCATCAAGATTTTAAAGATATTGGAAATGCAGTGCCAGATCATATTCATGTTGAAGATGTTATGCGTATGAAAGCTATGGGAAGTAATTTTTTACGTATTGCCCATTATCCTCAAGATCCAATAATTTTAGAAATGTGTGATAAACTAGGAATTATTACATCTGTAGAAACTCCAATTGTAGATACTGTAACCGAATCAGAAGCTTTTACTAAAAATTGTTTAAGTGCTCAGTTAGAAATGATTCGTCAAAACTATAATCATCCTAGTTTGGTTATTTGGGCATATATGAACGAAGTTATTTTACATCCTAAATATAAAAATGATAAAGTGCGTTATAAAGCCTATACAGATTATATTGTTCAGCTAGCTCAAAAAATAGAAAATCTTACTCGTAAAGAAGATCCGTATAGATATACTATGATTCCTAATCATAACAGTTTAGAAAGATATCAATCTGCGGGATTAACAGAGATTCCTATGATTGTTGGATGGAATATATACAATGGTTGGTATGGAGGTTCCTATGAACTTTTACCAAGCAAAATAGAAGCGATTTATAATGCTATAAAAAAACCAATGATTATTACAGAATATGGAGCGGGAGTAGATCCAAGATTACATACATTAACTCCTACACGTTTTGATTTTACACAAGAGTATGGGGTAGAATATCATAAATATTATTTAGAATATTTTAAAAAGAAAGATTTTATAGCAGGTGTAAATGCATGGAATTATGCAGATTTTAGTTCTGAGGGACGAGTAGATGCTGTTCAAAGTATTAATAATAAAGGATTAATAGGAATTGACAGAACACCTAAAGATGTTTTCTATTATTATCAAGCTTCTTTGTTAAAGAAACCTTTTATTTCCCTAGCAACCAAAACTTGGGGACAACGTTCTAACTTAGAAGATAAAATAGATTCAGGTATTTCTACCATGCCTGTTCAGGTGTTTTCTAATCAACCAGAAGTAGAACTTATTTTAAATGGTAAAAGTTTAGGAACAAAAAAAGTTGAAGGAGCCATAGCGGTGTTTAATGTGCCTTTTGTAAATGGAAGTAACCAATTAATAGCCAAAGCAAGCAAAGATATATATTTAGAAGATTTCTCAGAAATTAGAGTTAATGTACTACCTATATCTTTAAAGAATTTTCCAGTAAATGGATTGTCAATCAATGTAGGAGATCAACGTTTCTTTTATGATAATAAAATAGATCAAGCTTGGATGTTTGATAAAGTTTATACTAAAGGAAGTTGGGGACATATAGAAGGAGAACCTTATGTAAGGCCAAATAAAAATAAACAACAACCTTATGGAACTAAACAAACTATAAAGGGAACCGCAAATGATCCTCTTTACCAAACACAACTGGTAGGAATAAAACAATATAGGTTTGATGTGCCTGCTGGGGTGTATGATATAAAATTACATTTTGCAGAATTAGAAGGATCAAAAGCAAAACATTTACCATACGACCTTTCCGAAAAAACTACAGAAAAGATAAAAACAGCCAATAGAACATTTTCTGTAGATATTAATGATCATAAAATCATCAATACATTAGATTTATTAGGTCAGTATGGAGAATATCAGGCAGTAAAAATAAAATCAGAAATAGTTGTAAAAGAAGGAGAGCCATTAATTATAAATTTTAAGAAGATAGTTGGTGAGCCTGTTTTAAATGCTATTGAGGTATACAAAAAGTTATAA
- a CDS encoding sugar-binding domain-containing protein — protein MIGKSKRLKSFLLICYFILISFVNAQRTEVNFNNHWHFILEDNVSFSKENYNASSWKTLNIPHDWSFEKGVRNGGDQGQGGGYHDGGIGWYRKSFEVKKQSLSKITYIHFDGVYMNSEVWINGTYLGKRPYGYISFRYDISKYLKQGKNTIAVRVNNSLEPSARWYHPCGIYAPVKLVEVNKTHIAPNSVFVTTPIIKTSQATVNVKADFLNISKKQKCKVSIYSSKGVLLSTITQKIKYSKSNINLEVKNPKLWSPETPNLYKLVTQILEDKKVIDEVETTFGFRTIAWKTATGFWLNGENVKLKGVCEHWEGGPVGGAWTKPMLRWKLQSLKDMGINAIRPSHNPTPPMFYDICDEIGLLVMDEIFDGWHKKAPQDYGKQAFDEWWQRDVKEWITRDRNHPSIFVWSLGNETHGDIAPELVKYGKSIDNTRLFTSGAGNPEDMDIEGVNGGSETQAFIESKTFDKPFISTEAPHTWQTRGYYRTQTWWRDNELPGTYELPNLTDKEIFFYEGINPKKWKNRKQRFNSSYDNATVRVSARKYWEVMRDNPWHSGHFRWTGFDYYGEAGLVHGGLPFNLFMGGALDVAGFKKDLYYFYQSQWTKEPMVHILPHWTHPRMKKGTVIPVWVYSNADEVELFLNGKSLGKDKPGTVWNEMQCEWMVPYEDGKLEAVAYIKGKEVKRTSFSTSKQPSKLRTNIQKLAAEDAFTTSYIITSEGLDENDNLYPYGENKVYYNIQGDVKKISMENGNPIDPTSRTKSDYRALFFGKSRLFLRALPNAKKASIIIASILGDKALYTSNKITIDVKQIQVLGKSNPSDLEIYYTINGENPITKGMNYKGPFEVNDGTTVKAIVKQNGKIVLTMEERFGKNEGLFWGDEHSADMWIGRGVNIAAEEGILTGEAKISKEAHRYKGSGFVRFDGKEGAITFYQENDGERGDYSIRFRYMHNNPNKLHPMKLYVNDEYVQTLEFKPTGGWEKEWKFVPTIITLKAGANNIRIETDGQSGPFIDELFID, from the coding sequence ATGATAGGTAAATCTAAAAGGCTTAAATCGTTTTTGTTGATATGCTATTTTATATTAATCAGTTTTGTTAACGCACAACGTACAGAAGTAAATTTTAATAATCATTGGCATTTTATATTAGAAGACAATGTTTCTTTCTCAAAAGAAAATTACAATGCTTCTTCTTGGAAAACTTTAAATATTCCACATGATTGGTCTTTTGAAAAAGGGGTTCGTAACGGAGGAGATCAAGGTCAAGGAGGAGGTTATCACGATGGTGGTATTGGATGGTATCGTAAATCTTTTGAAGTAAAAAAACAGAGTTTAAGTAAAATTACATATATCCATTTTGATGGAGTGTATATGAATAGTGAAGTTTGGATTAACGGAACTTATTTAGGAAAAAGACCTTATGGATATATTAGTTTTAGATACGATATTTCTAAATATTTAAAACAAGGAAAAAACACTATTGCAGTAAGGGTTAATAACAGTTTAGAACCTTCGGCTAGGTGGTATCATCCTTGTGGAATTTATGCTCCTGTAAAATTAGTAGAGGTAAATAAAACTCATATAGCTCCCAATAGTGTTTTTGTAACAACTCCCATAATTAAAACATCACAAGCCACAGTTAATGTAAAAGCAGACTTTTTAAATATTTCAAAAAAACAGAAATGTAAAGTATCTATATATTCATCAAAAGGAGTTCTTTTAAGCACCATTACTCAAAAAATTAAATATTCAAAAAGTAATATAAATTTAGAAGTTAAGAATCCAAAATTATGGAGCCCAGAAACACCAAACCTATACAAATTGGTAACCCAAATTTTAGAAGATAAAAAAGTTATTGATGAGGTAGAAACTACTTTTGGTTTCAGAACTATTGCATGGAAAACAGCAACAGGTTTTTGGTTAAATGGAGAAAACGTAAAATTGAAAGGCGTTTGTGAACATTGGGAAGGAGGTCCTGTAGGAGGAGCTTGGACAAAACCTATGTTGCGTTGGAAATTACAATCTTTAAAAGATATGGGAATTAATGCTATTCGTCCTTCTCATAACCCAACACCACCAATGTTTTATGATATCTGCGATGAAATTGGATTATTAGTAATGGATGAGATATTTGATGGTTGGCATAAAAAAGCACCACAAGATTACGGAAAACAAGCTTTTGATGAATGGTGGCAGCGCGATGTAAAAGAATGGATTACAAGAGATCGCAATCATCCAAGTATTTTTGTATGGAGTTTAGGAAATGAAACACATGGAGATATTGCTCCAGAATTGGTAAAGTATGGTAAAAGTATAGATAATACTAGATTGTTTACTTCTGGTGCAGGAAATCCTGAAGATATGGATATTGAAGGTGTTAATGGAGGTTCCGAAACCCAAGCTTTTATAGAAAGTAAAACCTTTGATAAACCTTTTATTTCTACCGAAGCACCACATACTTGGCAAACAAGAGGATACTACAGAACTCAAACATGGTGGAGAGATAATGAATTGCCTGGGACTTATGAGTTACCAAATTTAACAGACAAAGAAATTTTCTTTTACGAAGGAATAAATCCGAAAAAATGGAAAAATAGAAAACAAAGATTTAATTCTTCGTACGACAATGCAACAGTAAGAGTATCTGCTAGAAAATATTGGGAAGTAATGAGAGATAATCCATGGCATAGCGGTCATTTCCGTTGGACTGGTTTTGATTATTATGGAGAAGCAGGTTTGGTACACGGAGGTTTGCCTTTTAATTTATTTATGGGAGGTGCTTTAGATGTAGCTGGTTTTAAAAAAGATTTATATTACTTCTATCAAAGCCAATGGACAAAAGAACCAATGGTACATATTTTGCCACATTGGACACATCCAAGAATGAAAAAAGGGACAGTAATTCCTGTTTGGGTATATTCTAATGCAGATGAAGTAGAATTGTTTTTAAACGGAAAATCTTTAGGAAAAGATAAACCAGGAACTGTTTGGAACGAAATGCAATGCGAATGGATGGTGCCTTATGAAGATGGAAAATTAGAAGCGGTAGCTTATATAAAAGGAAAAGAAGTAAAAAGAACTTCGTTTTCTACAAGTAAACAACCTTCAAAATTAAGAACCAACATTCAAAAATTAGCAGCCGAAGATGCTTTTACTACAAGTTATATTATCACCTCAGAAGGATTAGACGAGAATGATAATTTATATCCTTATGGAGAAAATAAAGTTTATTATAATATTCAGGGGGATGTAAAGAAAATTTCCATGGAAAATGGAAATCCTATTGATCCCACAAGCAGAACAAAATCAGATTATAGAGCTCTGTTTTTTGGTAAATCTAGATTGTTTTTAAGAGCATTACCTAATGCCAAAAAGGCATCAATAATAATAGCATCTATCTTAGGAGATAAAGCATTATACACTTCAAATAAAATCACTATTGATGTTAAACAGATTCAGGTTTTAGGAAAATCAAATCCTTCAGATTTAGAAATTTATTATACAATCAATGGAGAAAATCCAATCACAAAAGGAATGAATTATAAAGGTCCTTTTGAAGTTAATGATGGAACTACAGTAAAAGCTATTGTTAAGCAAAATGGAAAAATTGTTCTTACTATGGAAGAACGATTTGGAAAAAATGAAGGATTGTTTTGGGGTGATGAACACTCAGCAGATATGTGGATTGGTAGAGGTGTAAATATAGCTGCTGAAGAGGGAATTCTTACAGGAGAAGCAAAAATAAGCAAAGAGGCTCATCGCTATAAAGGAAGTGGATTTGTTCGTTTTGATGGTAAAGAAGGAGCTATTACTTTTTATCAAGAAAATGATGGAGAAAGAGGCGATTACAGCATCCGTTTTAGATATATGCACAATAATCCAAATAAATTACATCCTATGAAATTGTATGTAAACGACGAGTATGTACAAACGTTAGAATTTAAGCCAACTGGTGGTTGGGAAAAGGAATGGAAATTTGTTCCCACAATTATCACCTTAAAAGCTGGGGCCAATAATATCAGAATAGAAACTGATGGACAAAGCGGACCTTTTATAGATGAATTGTTTATAGATTAA